The genomic region CGAGAACGAGCGGCAATGTCGGTACCAGGGCCAGATCCCTGCCGAGGATGTAGGCTTCTCAGGGCCGATTGAGCATCTCCCCGGCTGCAACCCGCGCTGGGACTGGGACGGACCAATGAGTAAGCCAAACTCCCCAGCGGACTGCCCATGGTTCAAGCAGCCAGGATGGACGTCTCCGAACCTCATGTTCCGTATCCCACAATACGAGGGTACCGGCTCAGTCACCAACAACATCCCCGTCGTGCTCCCCGGCGTCGACACGTCTAATCTCACCAATCTACCCTCGCCAATTGGCTCCTCACCAAATAAACCTGTCCCCAAGTATATAGAGTGGGCTGTGCGCACCGACGAGACGACCAAGGTCCCCCATGTCATGGTCGGCACGCAGGAGGCCGTCGATGCGGCCGCCATGTCGCCTAGTGGCCTCAACGCCGATTGCCAGGTGTATGGTCGCGGACGCATCGGAAAGGGGTTCACCGCGAGGGACCCTGGCGAGAACGGCCTCAAGAACGTTGACACCACCGGCTCGGGAGGGCTGTTCAAGGAGACTTACCGTTGCAGTACACCGATTTACCTGCCCTGCGGTCCGCCTGACAACTCGACGCTGTCTGGTGGCATCTCGACGCAGCCAGGGGCCAACTCGACGTTGCGGGAGGCCAATTCGACGCAGGCTGAGTCGTCGGCGGGAAacgcgaccgcgccgaTTGGGAGCGCGTCACCGCCCgagaggagcgcgtcgtcgtcggaaGAGGTCCAGCCTGTGGCTGGCAGCCCAACCGACTTGGGCAACGTGTTGGTAGGGGCTCCGAGCGACGAAGTCACCGGTTCCAGCAGCGCATCAGCGGGCCCAAGCGCTGATACGGATCCAAGCAGCGCACTGGCAGACCCTAGCGCCGCAACAACGGGTCCCAGCGACGTGCCTAAGCGCTGCGGCCGCAAGAGGCGCCGTTCCCATTAGTCATTATTGTAGCCTGCCGAGCGCCGACTATAGCTTCTTTGCCACTGCCGCCTAGAGCGGTCAGTGGATCCTTTTCCACCTATTTTATCCCATCGCATGACATCTTGATTCTTAGCAGAGTTTGGCTTGGGGTGGGGGGCATCTATCAGTGAGGTTACGATTACCTCACTGGAGTCAGTCCTGACGTCCCGGGTTGATTTGAGTGGGCAGTTCTACATGGTGCCCAGAACCATGCGGTCCCTTCTTACCTTCTCCAAGGAGATCACCTGTCGATTCTCGCTTACTGCTTGTGTTTTGGCAACTGGCACAGGTTTCCACCCGCGGTTCGGCTGGTTGGAGACCAGCAGCAACCGGAGCGCGCACGGTTGCTGACTCAGGTATCTAACTTGGTGGAAAGGCCAGGCGGCAGGATACCTCCCTGACAAGAACGTGCGATACCAACCTCTCAGCTCTCAGCTCGCAAGTCGCAGAGGTCCCTCCCAATCCCAACGACAGCCACATTCACACACAGTAGGCCGCTGCCCGAGCTCGCACCGTTCAGGTATTGGGAGAAAGAGGATGGTAAATTGAACACCCTCAACGCAGTAATGAATCTCGCACATCTTCAACGCCAGTTCCACCTGTAACCGAGTTGATGAACGTTTGACCTACTGGAGTCCATCACGATCGAGATCCACCATCCGGGTTCGTCGCGTTCGAGAGGCCCACGGCGAACCATAGCCTCGGAATGGTGATCCTGGTGACAGACTCTCGGGTCCGTAGGTTAAATACCATGTCTGCGAATGTAATTAGATCGGCTGCAGCCTGAATGGTAAGGTTATAAATCCCAGATTCTGGGATACGGTTGCGGAATGAGCCAATGTGCCGGAGTGGGGGAATAAAATTGATGTTTGCCCACTTGACGGCAGCTGATAATGTACCGGTCCGTAAAGAAGCggtcgatgatgatgaATGCGCCGAGCTTCTAGAATAGGATCGGTATGTGTTCTGGCCATGCAATGAGGACGAGACAAGTTGCGGAATGCTGATGGCATTCGTTCGCAATGTCCAGATGTTGACACGATGGTGAGGACGTTCGCTGATACCACCACATCGTATGGTACAGGCTGCAGGAGAACTAGTCCACCAACTAGTACCTCAAGAGTACGGCCTGTCCGAAGAATGAGGGACGAGTTCTGACTGTGATGATAACGGCTCAACAGGCTGGTCGTTCTTGTCGTGCTGGTCATTCTTGTCATGACCGGCTCAATGTGAGACCATGTTACACAACCCTAATGGAACTCCAGAACCCCACTCCTCATTCTTAACTGCCATCTTTTGGGCAATTGGGCAACAGATCCATTCCAGAGCGGGAAGCGTTGAATCTGACGGTGTTTGAACCTCTTTCAAAAGATACCAATACCGATCAGTAAACCATTCAAAGCGGCCTTAACCAACACCCCGCCAGCATGACCCTCGACCGGCTCAACAGATTCACGGCAACTACAGAAATAGGTTGCCATGACTTCGCATGAAGACGCCGTTGAGGACTCGTGGCTTGGGGGACTCGGTATGAGCGGAGCCAATGAATGGGGCTGTGGAAAGCAATTCAGACGATCGCCAGCATGATCATCTTTATGACTGATTACTGCCGACCAGCTTAAGCTGAAACATATCATGAGTGTGGTCTGCAAGAGAGATATAAACTGCTCTTGCTGTGTCTGTGTCTGATCTTGCGTATCTGCTCACAGCTCTGCTACCCAGGCTTCGTACTCCAGTGACGCACAAAGACACA from Cutaneotrichosporon cavernicola HIS019 DNA, chromosome: 2 harbors:
- a CDS encoding uncharacterized protein (Domain of unknown function (DUF1996)); the encoded protein is MFKFGLVVLALMSAGSAAARAGTFVVDVPGTLTVSRMDPIANPAGLNTPEEQLAAECTTVQIGDDKSNYWAPSLYWINANGTYTLLPHALKIYYLFQTGVQKTHAFPPGLRMISGIAMRRDPGHIAAQGFDINMSPYNADIPYNHQYLPNGTTYPDPPPGNYIHMNIGFPFCGRADQALDSDGHFSHMSWGIDGGGNWEPNNHIGKCPESHPILYPRIFLENFYYITPEMKAQWNKSGPNFILSNGDTTGVTFHADFVNGWKTETLQAAVEECFDTGHDIGSCAPFVPTLNATENERQCRYQGQIPAEDVGFSGPIEHLPGCNPRWDWDGPMSKPNSPADCPWFKQPGWTSPNLMFRIPQYEGTGSVTNNIPVVLPGVDTSNLTNLPSPIGSSPNKPVPKYIEWAVRTDETTKVPHVMVGTQEAVDAAAMSPSGLNADCQVYGRGRIGKGFTARDPGENGLKNVDTTGSGGLFKETYRCSTPIYLPCGPPDNSTLSGGISTQPGANSTLREANSTQAESSAGNATAPIGSASPPERSASSSEEVQPVAGSPTDLGNVLVGAPSDEVTGSSSASAGPSADTDPSSALADPSAATTGPSDVPKRCGRKRRRSH